In Tachypleus tridentatus isolate NWPU-2018 chromosome 3, ASM421037v1, whole genome shotgun sequence, the sequence atcctttctcttttcctgaacctaaaatcggatattacttgagggatgacctgatagtatACCCTTGTGCTGTTGCAACCcatgtttttacaaattattctgtTTCACAGGTTATTTGCAAGTGGTCATTAAAAGTGTAACAGGTTCATAGAAATCCTGTGTGAAACCTTGTTTTTAGTGCTAAGAATCATATGAaatgttcaaaaaatatcaaCTCTAGAGATCAAAACACTTCTTTCTGATATTTGAGAACAGATGTAGGAAAATGTTTACTGTAGTATCTCCATTTTCAGGAAATTGAATTTCAGGATAAAAACACGACAGCTCATGAAAGCTTCTTGAGAAATCatcaatgaaacaaaacacactaCATACAATTCTGTTGTTGTAACCACACCGAAAAGAATAAAAATGGGAAACTactatttcataaaaacattagttaaacttcaaaaaaatattaaattaattagtaaACAACACAATGctgaagtttattaaaataaacatcgtACCTTTACAGTTTAGTAAGAGCTTACCaatttaaaacttcaaatttgATGAGTTTAAAAGATATATGTAACATATTAAAAGGAAAAGTAGCAAgatattttactttctaataatttattatagaGAAACTTAACTTAGTTCAAGTACTGACTTTTGTTTTTACTAGGTTTTTATTCTCTGAGAGAAATGAGGTAAAGTAACCTAACCAATTCATTTAAAGGATTCAATCTAGTAACCAAAATGTAGTAACCAAGTGTAATTCtttgtaatatttcatattatcatTTTTTGCTTTagtgaactttaaaaaaaaccagAAATAATACTATCCAAATTTTATCAGATTCTAAAGATTCATTACAGACAAAAAGAAATGAAGTTCATATCTTCGTTTTTCTAAGTCTTTACTTACAGAAgaaaaaacactaatttttttgCTCAAATGAACCAAAGCAATAACAAACATGTTTATGAAGGTAATCCTATAGAGCACACTGTAGTTACATTCTTGAATGTAGGTTTAATAGAAATGTACTCTCACAGTTAGCTACTGCATCTCATGCTAGGGCTGTCTTTTTTGATGAAGTTATGTCCTTTATAACTGTAATTAATTCATTATATTCCAGAGGAATATCAAatacctttgtatttatttgttgtggattattttctgttcatttaattttttatattttacttgtttctacaaatttaaaggtAGAAAAACTTTTCTCGGTCatcttacagtgtttatttattcCAGAAAATTAACCATTCTGGTATCTAATGATACACATTCTTATCCAAAAGATGCATCTGCTCACTTACTTTACTGATTAAGTGTTACTGAGTTTTTCTAACTTGCTGTAAGTTTTAAGGGGGTTAAAGCTTTTATAAAAGATGAATCTTCAGTTACTTTTTATCCTACCCTTCCCAGAATATTTAATAAGATGCCACAAAAGGTTATTTGTTGAATaagttttcaaaagaagaaaaataaaaaaaagtccaAGTGCTAACAAGTTAGcatgttttgacacctttccaggGTGTTCCAGATGGTAGTAAACTGTGGGATGGgttaaattaagcttctgtgctagttcttcaactatcACAGCACAATCTCAATCTCagtcaagtgcagccagcagcaagtcatcattaaactcaacaggatgacctgaatgtggtgcaccacttaagctgtagtcacctgatctgaacttctgaaaccaccttcgacattttctttcattgagagaatctgcatcataaacaccttaaatgtttCATGTAGAGTCTGTTGcactattaccttttttaaacttgtaaatcaTTATGTGCTTTATGTGTTTTTCAGACACATCCGTCTTGATAAGgctttatttgattaatgatctgaaaaagtaagagttgggttagtttcttttatttctctaacatttttatacacatcctactacatattttagtcattaaaatcttctacaaagacagaaatgaagatacactttttgtattaaattttcagatgttacttatgggatgacctgatatattagTTTATACCATTCTACAATAAGTTGGAGGAttggttttctttcttttggaTTGATTGGTTTCTATTTTGTAATTCTTACAAGCCATTAattctaaaactattaaatagaTGTTTATTGTATGCAAATAAGCTTTAGTAATGGTTGGCTTAATTTGTCATATTCTAAAcagattatatttttgttatgttgtattgtttttttttttgtatctccATAATTTTAGCATACATACATATCTTAATATGTTGgatagtaattattttttaaagttactgtaaatataaaagaattgggagaaatatatttatagtattgTGTTCTACAGGTTGACACTAATATAGCTACACCATGGATGATCCTGAAGAAGACAATGTACAAAACTCATCTTTGTCAATTCCAAGTACTTCATGTCATCAAGGAGTGGTGGTGGTATTTGCTCAGCCTGATGAAAGTTCTGATTGTGAATgttcaaaagaagaaaatgaaaagacAGACAATGAAAAAATGTTATTGCAGAATTCATCTCATCTGAGAGACAAAGACTCTGAGGAAGAAGTCTCGGTACAGTTTGTTTTTGACAAAGAAGATGTCGGTAAAGAAAGCCTTTCCACGGAGcctaaaccaaaaaaaaaactttcaaaaaaagttCAAAAGGCTACATACTTGAAAGATGATAGCCTGTCATTGGCAATTTGTGGAAAGAATGTTATTCCATTAAAATTAAGGCAAGTTGTACAATACTCTTAACAAAATTGTATTCTTACATAAATCTTGTGCAATACTTTGTTTCGTATGTTAGGGGACATTATTTTCCACTTGGGTTCTGTATGATCTTAGATAAAACCTGcttcaaaatgtttcttttttgaattcatgaaagaaaaattccaaaattactacatttttttataaaatgtgtaataaaaaataaattattgtataagtTGTACTGTCTCATTATGTTAGGATCTTGGGGTCACATCATTTTGTCTCTTTGTACCTAGTTTCAAGAATTTTTGGAATTGCTGATGAATAAGTTATTTCTTCTTTTGAATTATAAATCTAAGATAAAACAATAACTTGACAATATTTTTGTCCTTTATGACGAGAaatctacttgaaataaaaatatttcagaatggctggtatggtattaacacttttactggtaaggtgagaacaatgtttcgaccttcctaggtcatcatgttaacaaagagtttgcaatgCACCGTTGCTGGGCACATGATCTAGGGAAGAGAGTACAAATGGGTATGGGATTGTGGGAtacgttgcagttggatgttaggttattaattagtataggtataaaggtgctcttttatattggtttaattttggttgttGTATAAGTGGGACTTTGATTTTGCAttggtttatatttgttttcacattcaaactcttaacctgaagatgacccaggaagatCAAAACGATAAGAATTTACTGATAAGAatcagtaaatgtgttaatatccataccagccgttcatAGGTATATTGGCAATATTTAATTCATATTAAACCAAAAGAAGTGAAATtgtaatttcagtttgttttttgtttcacatcTTACTATAATGGATGTAGCATGTATGTCAGTATCTATGTAACCAAAACACCTGCTCCATCTAttgaatggcaccacaaacaaaaatcaatgaaCATTTAACACTTTGGATATTCAAGATccagacaattagaaaaataactgtagcATGTGCAACAACCGTTTCTTTATAATAGAACTCTTTTAAATAAATGCACTTTCCTTACAAGAACACAACTTTCACTGGGACTGTACTCAAGTGTTTGATTATATCttcatttatgtaatttttaaatgtagtactgagAAACTTGGGCTCTCAAAAAGAAACCTTTTTTCAACAAATAGTACTACTTTtatatgtgtgaaattttaaagttttacctCTCTACAGTGAATCATTTTGATGCAGTGAGTTCTGTGTGACTAAAGAACACAATctgaacacatttttttttttttgcagtacttctcagaaatttttttttttcatttttcgaaaATGTTGCATCTtctagtttttttaaaataagccATAAAAACTACAGTCAGtaattactagcacaaacagCTGGGCTGCATTGCTGCTGGTGTATAAAATGTAATGTCTTAAGTACAGTATTACAAATTGAAAGATTGAATTTGCCCTTATTATGTTAACAGTATTTTTTAGTCTTTAGTTATTTCGTACGATAATTTCGTATTTTCAAAGTTATCAagtcatttttgtacaaagtagttaaataattttatgaactttGAAACTGGGTTAAACTGAAATACCAGAGATTGTGCCATTGTTGTAATAAAtttcttcttgtttatttttccaGAGAAATGGTGAAACCTAGAAgaatttcttcaaaattaaaagaaaagtggAACTTCATGTCTAAGGTAAAGAAACAAATTCTATGCCCTGTTACCAGCTGTGAGAAGACATTCTCAAATATTAATGGAATAATCAACCATTATCAGTGGTGTATTGGGGTAAGTACACAATTAATAACATTCATCTGTGTTTTATAATGGTGTTACAAGAGTTACTGTATTTGTTGCATCATATACATAAACAatggtgtgtgtatgtgtgaaacGTAACCTAGATATCTTTATCAACCAACAGATGGCGCTacaattttgtttcaattttggAAACGATTTTATAAGCATTTTTATTGGAATGTTATACCTTAAAATTGTAAAGGAATTCGAACTCTAAGGTCTTAAAACTAGAGGAAATAAATGAACTGTTAAGTTGGCAAAATATAACTGATTTTATCATGATATAAAGTATTGGCTCAGCCATGTCACTATAATGTTTGTTTACTAACCCTGAAAAATGATAAAGTACTCTCAAATGTTAATGATTGTCACCTTTTCAAGTCTTAAAAATTGCTTTTTCCAGATATTTTAAGCTATAAAACCTTTTTAATCAGGGTGTGATGCATCTTAgtactattaatttttaatttactgcCTACTATCTATggtaatttaattaaagttatattttagaaGTATTTTAGCAAGAGTAACAAATAACTTTACTGTCTGATAAATAAGTATGAAAACATGTAGAGATTTTCATCTTGCTACTTGAAAATAAAGTTGAACTGTGTGTATCCCACAGTTTTGTAGAAAGAGATTATCCATGTGTTGAATATTAGATAGTTTGTCAGAAATTTCTCACCCTCCTTCTGTACTTTGTTCCATTTGTATGTAAATGGTGGGACAATAGTTCTATAATAGGCATTCCACCTTTTCAGTCCTTGGTGGTTGTTTTGATTAAATACCTTTCAGTTCCTGAAAGATAGGCAGAGGGGCTCAGAAACTTCTCTCTGCCCTCCTATATGGGTAGTTGTTGGGGGTTttataatgacttttttttttactgttgtgatggatttaatattattttaaatatctatgtTTGCTTGAGTTTAATATATCTGTAGAAATATAtgcgaggtctgttaaaaaaatacacggactgacgtcataaaacaaaatgtactttatttagaagttacaggtctgggtcCCCTTCAAAGttctctcctccccaatgcacacacttatcccaacggtgtttccacttgttgaaacagtcctggtatgcttctttagtaatgtcctccagctccttcgtcgcatttgccttaatctcgggaatcgtctcaaatcttcttcctttcaagagtcttttgagtttggggaacaagaaaaaatcgcaaggagcaaggtcaggtgagtagggaggtGGGGACaaacagtgattgagtgtttggccaaaaactcacgagttctgagggctgaatttcgcagcaatgcggtgcatcttcaatttttcggttaaaatctcgtaacaagatccaactgatatcccacactcttcagcaagctccctgacagtcagacgtcgatttgctcgcaccagggtgttgattttgtcgacgtgtgggtcgtcagttgacgtggaaggacgtccaggacgctcatcatcttcaatggactgtcgaccatccttaaaacgttcatgccacttgaaatatgccgtacgcttcatagcaacatcaccgtaagccgtgttaagcatagcaaaagtttcagtcgcagattttccaagtttaacacaaaatttcacagcaagtcgttgctccttcaggtcattcattctgaaatccaccaaacgaaaaaaattgcacttcacataaaaccgcgtagctaatacacaaatgaagatatctgcaaccgggaaatggcgtcgtagtcagctgatctgtgcgaacctagcgacaccaagcggattcccctggaaccaactggagccgcaattcaaacagtccgcatattttttgaacagccctcgtatagcttatattgttatatgtgtattgtgcaagtactgtgttctataaatttgtagagGATTCTTAAGAGCAAGAATCAACGTTTTACAAAACTACTAGAGTACTTGAATATTGTTGGGTCAACTGAACTTTATAGAACTTTGCTTAAAGACTATAAATCTGCATGCCTGGAGATAGTTCAGAATGTTGTTGGTCTCCTATAGTCAGTGTACTTTAAGGCGTGGAAGCTATAGTTGTGAtaatattaattggaaaactacagatatttgaccaggaatgttgaTATATTTTGATAATCACAAACCATTAGTGTTTCTATGCAGTATTTATAACTTTCCTGTGGTCATCAGTGGTGTAATGAACTTGTAGGTATGTGGAGCAAGGtctgaatatatgtatattatttttaaaataagtgaagtgaatgttttggtttgtgtttttgaAATTTACTGCCAACAAGTCGCAGATACCTATTGTAGAAGAACCCTTAGCTCCACAACaacagccccccagtggctcagcagtatgtctgcagacatacaacactaaaaacagggtttcaatacccgtggtgggcagagcacagatagcccattgtgcagctttgtgcttaattcaaaacaacaacttccaCAACAACAGCAGTACACACCTATTTGTGTTTATGATTTACTACTACTCACAAAGTAAATTGCTGGACAGTATGTGAATGCTTTGTACATAGCCATTACTGTCTTTTCTCAGCTTTCTTTTAGTTTTCCTCCCATCTGTCTTAGGTAATGAATCTTTCTATAAGCTTTAGTCACTatgattttaaattgtttgaccatattagtttattattgtatttgaagCCTAGAAATCTGACTGACCTTAAATTGTAGTTCCTtatcattcatttttatttttaatttcaggaCAGACTTTATGTTATGAGTTATCTTTCTGTTGAATGTTACTGCTTGATGTTTGGTTGTGTTAAAGCATAACTTGCCACCTGTTAAATTTAGTATACTCTTAAGTGTGGTTTAGAATTTGGATACTGCCTGCTCTCAATGGTCTACAATTTTTAGGTCCTTTGGTGGCTGGATTGGTTAATAGACATTGAAAATTTtgttgatttataaacataacaatttaATCTCCACTGTATTTTGCCAAGTTCAGAGTatgcatatattttatgtatttctacTGTGTCTTGTGGTAATTCTTAATACCTTGTCTCTTGGTTTATGTATAATTTTGGGGTTGCTTTATAAACTTGGTAAATGTGATTGATTGATGCCATGAGAAGTATTGGGAGGTCTATTGGCCCTCACTCTTTACCATGTAGGTATTATGGTGTGTACTCAAGCtgatttcattatatatatactgtCTTTTTTATGACAAAATCCCCTCTTAGTTGGCTTTGTTGTCTTGACTATTCTCTTGGGATACTACAGATATGagttctgtttaatttttattattcgtTGTTTCTTGCTGTTTGGGCAGTTTTTGAATGACCATATTGACTTTCTTTGGTTCGATTCGTAATTCCATTTACAGTTGAAAGAGTAATATACTTACttatttactgaaagaaaaaaatttattacattatttctgCAAAGTGAACTCAAaataatttggttttattataaatcatttgagtggtgtttttgttttttgatgtgATTTTATCATTGCTTATAAGAATACTGAACTAAGTTTTAAGTTAAAAGTTTCAGTGTTTaagatttctttttaatatacagCTCAGTGGGAAAGAATTTTCAGTCTGTCAGTTCTGTAGTGTACCTGTTCTCACTGAAAATAATTCGGAAGAAAATCATGTGAAAAGCAAGCATCCTGAAAGGTTACACGTGTACAAAAGTAAGTTGTATTGCACTTTTAATATGTTGTGTGTAATGTTTTTGGTGATGTTTTTATTCACTATGAATCAAGTTAATTAGGTGTCTAGTTTTCCTTCATTGAACAACATGATTTTAATgataagaaaaactaaatttcaaatttctttgtACTAGAAGATGCACAAGAATGTAACTGATTTGTTCTTTTCTTCCagtgatatttgaatttttttcaaggtCATTAGGGGGTTTTATAGTTGTACATGTCTTTCATAATTCTATTATgtaattcattaaatatgtgtactATGAAATTATATGGGTGTTTGAAAGGACTTGTGTTACATTTATCACACtagtaaattatttctttaaatctgTTATATATTTCTGGTGCTCCAACTTTGCctgaatattacatttttttttttatccagatTTATTATGTTTCTGAATGTAAGTCATTTTCCTTCTTGAGGTTTTACTAACTACTACCTAATTACAAGTTTCGAACCTTGTACAAAACCTGTCTACCAGCTCTTactgcatttttgtttttttcctactTGAAAACATTGCTAATTATTCTACATGAGTATTAATCCTCTCTATTGGCTGGGCATCCTTTTCTGCATATCACAAGGTTTTTCTGATTTACCTTCAAAGTGTAGTTAAGCTATTTTTGTTGGAATATATGAAAAACTTGGTATGAAAGTGCTGCTAATAAtccagtttttaatattatgtaagtatTAAGTACTTAAATTCATAatgcaagttttaaaaaattcctgAATTTCTCCTAGTGTGGAAACTGTGAACTATTCTCTCTAGGTATCCGTCTTTCTCTAAATTTATTTGCAGTCCCTTCAAGAAGTGTGAAGTGTGTTAGtcaacataaattactcattataattcaggtataacaatattatagcctttaatcttgtttggttacagagtcataaaatagaaaatcataattcaggtataacaatattatagcctttaatcttgtttggttacagagtcataaaatagaaaatcataattCAGGTATAACAATACCTTAAATCTTGTTTGGTGACAgagtcataaaatagaaaatcataattcaggtataacaatacctttaatcttgtttggtgacagagtcataaaatagaaaatcataattcaggtataacaatacctttaatcttgtttggtgacagagtcataaaatagaaaatcataattcaggtataacaatacctttaatcttgtttggtgacagagtcataaaatagaaaatcataattcaggtataacaatacctttaatcttgtttggttacagagtcataaaatagaaaatcataattcaggtataacaatacctttaatcttgtttggttacagagtcataaaatagaaaatcataattcaggtataacaatacctttaatcttgtttggttacagagtcataaaatagaaaatcataattcaggtataacaatacctttaatcttgtttggttacagagtcataaaatagaaaatcataattcaggtataacaatacctttaatcttgtttggtgacagagtcataaaatagaaaatcataattCAGGTAAACAATACCTTTAATCTTGTTTGGTGACAgagtcataaaatagaaaatcataattcaggtataacaatacctttaatcttgtttggttacagagtcataaaatagaaaatcataattcaggtataacaatacctttaatcttgtttggtgacagagtcataaaatagaaaatcataattcaggtataacaatacctttaatcttgtttggttacagagtcataaaatagaaaatcataattcaggtataacaatacctttaatcttgtttggttacagagtcataaaatagaaaatcataattcaggtataacaatacctttaatcttgtttggttacagagtcataaaatagaaaatcataattcaggtataacaatacctttaatcttgtttggtgacagagtcataaaatagaaaatcataattcaggtataacaatacctttaatcttgtttggttacagagtcataaaatagaaaatcataattcaggtataacaatacctttaatcttgtttggttacagagtcataaaatagaaaatcataattcaggtataacaatacctttaatcttgtttggttacagagtcataaaatagaaaatcataattcaggtataacaatacctttaatcttgtttggttacagagtcataaaatagaaaatcataattcaggtataacaatacctttaatcttgtttggttacagagtcataaaatagaaaatcataattcaggtataacaatacctttaatcttgtttggtgacagagtcataaaatagaaaatcataattcaggtataacaatacctttaatcttgtttggttacagagtcataaaatagaaaatcataattcaggtataacaatacctttaatcttgtttggttacagagtcataaaatagaaaatcataattcaggtataacaatacctttaatcttgtttggttacagagtcataaaatagaaaatcataattcaggtataacaatacctttaatcttgtttggttacagagtcataaaatagaaaatcataattcaggtataacaatacctttaatcttgtttggttacagagtcataaaatagaaaatcataattcaggtataacaatacctttaatcttgtttggtgacagagtcataaaatagaaaatcataattcaggtataacaatacctttaatcttgtttggttacagagtcataaaatagaaaatcataattcaggtataacaatacctttaatcttgtttggttacagagtcataaaatagaaaatcataattcaggtataacaatacctttaatcttgtttggttacagagtcataaaatagaaaatcataattcaggtataacaatacctttaatcttgtttggttacagagtcataaaatagaaaatcataattcaggtataacaatacctttaatcttgtttggtgacagagtcataaaatagaaaatcataattcaggtataacaatacctttaatcttgtttggtgacagagtcataaaatagaaaatcataattcaggtataacaatacctttaatcttgtttggttacagagtcataaaatagaaaatcataattcaggtataacaatacctttaatcttgtttggttacagagtcataaaatagaaaatcataattcaggtataacaatacctttaatcttgtttggttacagagtcataaaatagaaaatcataattcaggtataacaatacctttaatcttgtttggtgacagagtcataaaatagaaaatcataattcaggtataacaatacctttaatcttgtttggtgacagagtcataaaatagaaaatcataattcaggtataacaatacctttaatcttgtttggttacagagtcataaaatagaaaatcatgcCCTCTTTTTCAGAAATTACCAATAGTTCATTCTAACGTTTAATACCATATAATGgatcataataaaagtttgattataatctacaatttctCACTGCACACACTGACGTACGttcataaataaagtttttaaaaaacttCAAATGAGCTACgacaacattgtttatttttgtattttcagctTCCAGGAGAAAAGGATTTGGAAAAAGATCTACTTTATGTAGTAGTTCAGAGGATGAAATCAATGTTAAGAAACAGCACCAGAGTATAAAACAAGCTCAGAAAACTTTAAGAGAAGACAATAGACTTAATTCACTGGTTTCTTTTAGTGGTTTTGAAAAGCCTAGAAGGACTTAcacaagagaaaatataaaacccAAACCGATAATGTGCAATGAAGATTCTGTTAACAGTACCTTGAACTCTATGTTGTCAGAAACAAATTCTTCTAGTTATGAAAGTACTGGTGAGGATTTGTTTGTCTCTGCATTTAGTACTCCTGAAGAATACACTGTGCAGaggagaaaaaacaaagaaaatgaatcATTACCTGCAGAAATGTGCTCATCTAATGGTTCAGTATCATCAACATTATCTCTCACAGAGACCAGACATCAGTCTAGTCCATCAAAATTGTGTGAATCTGGCCAAAGTACATCTGTGGAAAATGCAGACCTTACCTTGATTGACTCTTCAGAAGAGTTTGATCCTTGTGCATCTGCTAGAGCAGAGTCTCAGGTGAAAAGTGGTCATCTTTCAGTTAGTGAACTTGATACAACATATGCCAGTCCACCATTAGTACAGAATGAAGATAACACTGATTTGTGCAATGCTTCTTCCTCTAAAAGTTCTTTGAACTTGGAACTTTGTAATACTAAAACAGTTCATGAAGTTAATGCTGCCTTAAATGAAAATGTACCAGGTTCTCTACTTTCTGCATTTGATGAAAATGACAAAACTAGTTCACAGAATGGATTATCTTTCTCTGAGAGTTGTCCGGTGAATTTCACACCATCCAGAAACTTTAACTACATTGAAAGGAGACAATTGCTTGTGACACCAGTGCTTCAAGAAGAATTTGAACCgtgtcaaaagaaaataaaattaacacatgCTCATGATATTAATGATCCCCCTTTAAATTCTCCTAATAGTTCCATTGACAGTGAAAAACCTAACTTCATGCACAGTTTAGAACTGTCTCCCTCCTCCAAACTGAACACTGATCACGTAATCGAACCTGAAGCAAAAAGTATTAGCATTAACCTGTTGGAAGCTAGTCCTTTAGCAGATAGCACAACAGAAATTGCATCATTTCAGAATAACTCACCAAATTACAGTGCAAAGTCTCAATTAATTAAAACCAGTCCACCAGTTACAACAAGCAGCTTAGGAAAAAACAGCCCAAGAGGTAAGAATAAGTCTAAAGGTGTGTGTACATCTACTCCAACTGTATTATTCTTACGACCAGAGATAGATGAACATGAAGAGAGCAGTCCTGCTGAGGAGCCGCCATCAAACAGTGATTTGAAAGCAAAAAACTTCTCAACTGCTGTGTCTGAAAAAGACGAAATAGAATTCTCCATTTCCCCGCCAAAGAATAAATTCTCATGACGTTGACCTCACTGACCATCAAGCCTCAAggaaaagaaatagaaatatttttgaaaccttGGGTATAAACACACATTGtaaccaaactcctcttgaaaaaTCATTAAACAGTCAGTGGTCTTCTGTTTTAAATGGAACTCTGTCTCAAGAAAAAGAACATGAGGCTCCACCAACAACTGAAGAAGTTCCTCAAACTTGTTTCCAAATGGCTGGAGGTGAAAAACATCTGAC encodes:
- the LOC143246609 gene encoding uncharacterized protein LOC143246609; the encoded protein is MDDPEEDNVQNSSLSIPSTSCHQGVVVVFAQPDESSDCECSKEENEKTDNEKMLLQNSSHLRDKDSEEEVSVQFVFDKEDVGKESLSTEPKPKKKLSKKVQKATYLKDDSLSLAICGKNVIPLKLREMVKPRRISSKLKEKWNFMSKVKKQILCPVTSCEKTFSNINGIINHYQWCIGLSGKEFSVCQFCSVPVLTENNSEENHVKSKHPERLHVYKTSRRKGFGKRSTLCSSSEDEINVKKQHQSIKQAQKTLREDNRLNSLVSFSGFEKPRRTYTRENIKPKPIMCNEDSVNSTLNSMLSETNSSSYESTGEDLFVSAFSTPEEYTVQRRKNKENESLPAEMCSSNGSVSSTLSLTETRHQSSPSKLCESGQSTSVENADLTLIDSSEEFDPCASARAESQVKSGHLSVSELDTTYASPPLVQNEDNTDLCNASSSKSSLNLELCNTKTVHEVNAALNENVPGSLLSAFDENDKTSSQNGLSFSESCPVNFTPSRNFNYIERRQLLVTPVLQEEFEPCQKKIKLTHAHDINDPPLNSPNSSIDSEKPNFMHSLELSPSSKLNTDHVIEPEAKSISINLLEASPLADSTTEIASFQNNSPNYSAKSQLIKTSPPVTTSSLGKNSPRGKNKSKGVCTSTPTVLFLRPEIDEHEESSPAEEPPSNSDLKAKNFSTAVSEKDEIEFSISPPKNKFS